The following proteins are co-located in the Phaenicophaeus curvirostris isolate KB17595 chromosome 12, BPBGC_Pcur_1.0, whole genome shotgun sequence genome:
- the AP3S2 gene encoding AP-3 complex subunit sigma-2, with protein sequence MIGAVLVFNNHGKPRLVRFYQRLAEEVQQQIIRETFHLVLKRDEHICNFLECGSLFGGSDYKLIYRHYATLYFVFCVDSSESELGILDLIQVFVETLDKCFENVCELDLIFHMDKVHHILQEMVIGGMVLETNMNEIVAQVEAQSKLEKAEGGLSAAPSRAVSAVKSINLPEIPRNINIGDINIKVPNLSQFM encoded by the exons ATGATCGGCGCCGTCCTGGTGTTCAACAACCACGGGAAACCGCGGCTCGTCCGCTTCTACCAGCGCCTG GCGGAGGAGGTCCAGCAGCAGATAATCCGGGAGACTTTCCACCTGGTGCTGAAGCGGGATGAGCACATCTGCAACTTCCTCGAGTGTGGCAg CCTCTTTGGTGGCTCAGACTACAAGCTGATCTATCGCCACTACGCCACGCTCTACTTCGTCTTCTGCGTGGACTCCTCGGAGAGCGAGCTGGGCATCCTGGACCTCATCCAG GTGTTTGTGGAGACGCTGGATAAGTGCTTCGAGAATGTCTGCGAGCTGGACCTCATCTTCCACATGGACAAG GTTCACCACATCTTGCAGGAGATGGTGATAGGCGGCATGGTGCTGGAGACCAACATGAACGAGATCGTGGCGCAGGTGGAGGCCCAGAGCAAGCTGGAGAAGGCAGAG GGAGGCCTCTCGGCCGCTCCTTCTCGCGCCGTCTCGGCTGTGAAGAGCATCAACCTGCCGGAGATCCCTCGCAACATCAACATCGGAGACATCAACATCAAAGTGCCCAACCTCTCGCAGTTCATGTGA